tgtttactctcttgaaagtttgtacggaagagaaggaaaggaaaaaaatgattttCGATGGAACTGAGAACTCCAATTATATAGGTTGTTTTATACCTCTTCAAATACCTATTGGATGGGATGTATTTGAAGCTATACATtcatcaaaacgtttttaattaatttaattaaaaacttaatttgaaattaaaactaattgatcaaattaattttaatttcatggCCCCAAGGCTttgtcttgattaatttatattaatattacggtctaatCATTAAGCCTAATCCACATAATTAATAATCCAAACCTTAATTTTCATTACAAATGGTCCAACACCTAAGCACTAATAGAAATGACTTGACCTATATAAAGGCCTTTGACAAATGGTTGTTTCCCGATGTGGGACAATGGGAGCTCAAAACTCCATCAAGAAGCACAGCTTAATGATATTGCATTGCTATTTTACTTAAAGTATTTCTCCAATATATACTCTGAAGACCTTAATGCAAGTAATTAAGTGAAATATTCATGTCTAAATATGACCaacaataataaaacaaaacataatcaaAATATTAGGGGTCACAAACTGCACTTAATTGGGAATTTTTCTACTTTTCCAAGACAAAAAAGTATTAAATCCCCGGATAATATGTAAACTTTTTTTCTGGCGTGCTTCCTGGTAATTAAGTTGGTCTGTCGACGTTAGTCGTTGGCTGCGGCTTGGGATCATCACTGTAAAATCCCGATTGCGGTTTTTACTGCACGTTGTagtggttttattttatttttttaacttttaacttgCACGAGAAGGGAAGATAACAATCAATCAAAGGATTACAACCAGAGGAAAAAACCAAGGCATGCGCGTGCATGTGAAGAAGTTGAGAGGAGCCAAATTTAACTGACCACATACGCCTCCGGTGGCTTCTACACCTTTCGAATTTCaaacaattatttttatttttcgcaTATGCATAATGCACCAATTAAATAGCCATAAAAGTAGAAGGCGGTTTAGTGCAATAGCAGGAAATAATAATATCTATGGTTTTGGTGCAAGTTCGATCACCACCGATCTTCCTTACCTTTAAAATTTAACAATTCAACCTAATAACATTATCatttgtcaaaagaaaaaaattattaaaggataaaatgaaaaattgtttgaaaactTGTTATTATGAGAGAAAACACGTAGTACCCACATCCCGGACATGGGAAAAAACTTCAGTAGGATAGAAACACTCACAAATTCTCCtgttttttctgttaatttgcTCCTACTTGTGACAACATagcaacttctttttttttttttttcttttttttcttttttcaattagaTGATGCCAAAACCTAGTCACATGACAATTATTTCAAATGCCGTGAATGAACTTGGCAAACCTAAACAGGAATGTGGCATTGCCAATATAACAGCCGACTAGTTCCTGGCCCAGTGGTTGAAATGAATTTCAGGTTCGTATTTCATACGATACGTTTTGGATTCGATTCTTGACGttagtgaatcacacgatgatgACCATAGGAGATTGAAATGTCTCTGTGAGTCTTTTTGACCTCCCAAAGACTATACTACCGTGATGAAGCCATCAGTTGGTcctctttttagagaaaaaagaaaaggaaaaaaacaaatctCATCGGCCCTCTTTGTCGACATTGATGGTAATCATTTTTCTCTCTTGCAGGCGgcactgctctgataccaattgatACGAGCTGGATGGTACTACAACTTACCTTACAAAACCAGCTCGTAAAGAAACTATCCCGACACATGCTGTTGTTCCAACATGGGATTTTGGGTCCTAACTTTTTACGAGTTTAGTCGTTTTTCTGTTTTGTCTCCAATCAACTGGAGGTGGAGCTTGGGTTGAAATTGGATTCACGTGGAACAccccaaacaaattcaaaaaaacgtTCGTTGTTCCATGTGATGGGTCGAGTGAATTACCAACCAAACGATGCAATTAATTACATATGGGGTTAAAGAAGATTGAGGCCATAAATTAATTCACGTAGACGACTTTGTTGTGTGTTGGCGTTTTAAATCCATGTGGGTATGTTTGTCTTCCATCACTTGGGGACATTCAAGCTTCTGAAACATCGTAAGACTTCCATCTCCCCCCAAAGTCAAGCCTGCTTGAGTCCATTGATTGGGACACAACTGTTGAGAGTGAGTCCCACACGAGAAGAAAAGAGACCTTCCGTGTGCTTCTAAAGAATTAGccactccccatattgccaattgagtTTATGATGGAACCTTAACTTCCTTCATGGTATTATAGTAGGTTGTCCCATGTGTGAAACGGAAGACCACACATGCTCCACGACTCCACGTCACtcgatttgtgttgtccacgtgtaccCATTTCAAGTTTGCAACCCTAAATCGAAAAATGCTAGATGGATTGGAATGCAGCTCCTACCCAATTGGACATATCCTTGGTTTTTTTTAGGTAGGACGACATTCTAAACTAGTCTAATTAATGAAAACGGTTTGAACTTGGATGCAATGTCGGAGACATTACTATCGTAGCCAACTTGCCTAAATTAATCTAATGAACTCATATAATTTTCTACTTAGGTGCGCTCCTTTTAGTATGTTTACTTAACATaaatgagagaaaaaaagaattagAGAACTTAAGAAGTGAAGCGATTCTCATACCCATATTCTAGTATACACAAGGAACCCAATAATCAAAATGATCCCAATCACTATTCCTTGTAAGTAAACATGCCCTTAAACTCTTATTGATTAGTCGGTGTTGAAATCCGATTTCGGCTTCATCAGTGGCAGGCAGCACGTTATGTTTCCATGGGTCTGAATATTTGGAACACatgggggagggggagggggagagatTTTGGTATATTGACCAAGACAAAGGGAGGGAGGGTGGGTTACCATCTTCCTCGTCACCAAACAGTTTGCCTACTCTTATCAGATTCAGACATGTGACTCTCCACTGACTGCGATTCCCATGTTGGTGTAGGCCATCTGCGGCCTTCCTGGTAGATTAGGTTGCTCGATAAATTTCACCATGCAACACACGACTCCTTGTCTGCAAGGCCAGCGACATATTTTGACCCAAATCGACAGTCAACTGAATCTAACTGTCTCGCTTTCGTCGTTACGGTGAAAGTTGTGGGCTCAATCTCCCACCATACATTTTACGGCCTCAAAGCACTAGGGTATTTCCGGTTTGTTAGGAATTTGACATGTTTCCGATTGTTACGCGAAGTTGCAAATTTCTCATCAATTCGGTGGTAAAAACCAGGCTAACAAGAGTTCAACTCTCACTGTCCTCTCGAGTAAAAATCCGACTTCCAAGGCGCCAAGCAACATTTCAATCTTATTTTATAAGTCTAGAGTTTTCTTGTCTAGGGTATGATACTTAGCAACATGTGTCATTATAGGCGGTATCTCAAGATCAAGATAACTTGGACTTGGGATACCGTCATAGTTACATTCTCGTTACATGGAAGTACTTTCCATACAAACAACAGTGAAGACTAATACTATCGACACTAAGACACTATAAATCCATTATTTGCTTCCACAGCTAACATTACGAATCAAGTTTGTGGTCTCAACGAACATGTCAGACATTATCAACATCCAGTACAACATCAGGTTTCGACGTTCACTTACAGAGACAGCTTTAGTGTCAGGTATTCAGTGGCAGATACTCGATTGACACCACAAATATTGTCTCCCATCTGCTCGAATGGATCTTTGAACTTTCCTCACCCCTTGTACACTGCTCTCTGACAACATACAGCGGATATCTCGATGATTGATAGCAACCACAGCATCTCTTCTTCCGATATTTGCTTGCTATGTCATGGGAAACATTTCATTCTCTACAAATATGACACGCGATAAGTCCATGTTTACATTTGGATGTTTGAAAGGGTCGTGTTCGTTGTAAATCTTATTTACCTGTCTCTCGATTTCAACAGCAGATGCAGCAAGCCTCTGCTTCATAACAgacctctcatgttcacaatgCTCCATCTCGGTGTCTAAAAGTAACACGATCAAGCCATAAACACAATGTAAACTCAACCGATTTAAATGATTTAAATGTGATCATTAAAATCTCCAATGCAACAACACTGGACGCGTCATCACATGGCAGACATGTATCAACAAGGAAAAAAGTAACGAAACTGAGAACTTCAGAGATGTGCACGGTTGGGCCTTTGGCCTCAAACTTTTCAAAAACCCTACCGCTGCTCCTTTATCCAGTCGTTAAAGCTAGTGTCAATACATATGAAACTAGTACAAGCAATGAATAAATCAAAGGGTGCTTGATTCTCACCATAGTAGTATGTTGACAGAATTGTAATGCGCTCGGTGGGCTGGagggaaaaataagaaaatgaattaaagagaATAATCATTTCCGAGCCAAGAATGCAGTGATTCTCCCACCAAATGGATATAAGAGTTGTGACCCAGAGCAAATATGCCATAGTAAGAAGCACGGCTACTTTACCACATGCAACCAATACAGACAATGTCCGGGGAAATACTAATGCCAGAGACACTGGTAGACAACACTACCTGTGGTGCATAGGGTAAAAGTACAATAGTCCAAGCATGATGACAAAACATTTATACCCCAGAGAGAGAACCATCTGACTCCACATAAcaagaattttaatttaatttaattatacgAAACTCATCCAATTAGATGTCAAGCTCCCTAGCAAAGCGAAAATATTTAGTTTCGACTCCAATCCATTAATACATTTGCACATCAAATGTAATGGCAATATCTATAAAAATCTTAGAAGGGTGAAAATAACTAGCTATATTGTTCTATGATACCATCCTACATAACTAACACAGGAAAACTATGATTCTAACTTTACAGGATTGACGAATTGATCTTATCGAAATTGAAAATAAGCGAATAGCATAGGGATAAGCATACCATTACGAAAATCCCTTCCCGATGTGTAGGGAGTTCCTCAAGCGCTCTCAAGGTCTCATCACCTTTAGTAACTTTCCCAAATATTGCATACTGAAAAGGTTTTCTTATGTCAACACATTATCGATGATCATGCCCGATTCACCAATGTTATCAAAGTGTAGTCAGCTTACCTTCCCATCAAGATGAGGGGAATCTCCAAGCAGCATTGAGAAGGAGGATCCGGCGCTGTTCGGATCTTCATATCTACGcaaaaaaattagcaaaaataaCAATTACCCAGATAGTAATTCACAATTAAAGACACGAAATGCGAAAACTTCAAGCTTCTAATCAAGTAAATCAGAAAGATAGAAACTTCGCTGTACCTTCCCATGGAAAGAATGCCCCTGACATGCTTAACGTCACTGAACTCTCCGACCACCGTCTTCTCCGCCTCTCTCCGCTGCTCCTTGTTCATCGGAGCCGATCTTCCGCTGGCCACGTCGGCCACCTGGGCGACGAACCCTTTCTCAACCCTAAAGATGTGGTTGGTGTTGTAGCCGCCGAGACGGACCAGCTTGAAAATGTGCTCCACCGTCTTCGGCGCGACGGTCGGGTAGAACCCGAATTCGATGTCGCCATAGTTGGTCTGTAAAACCACACAAGATCAAAATCCAAATTCGTCCCCAAAAATTCACATTAATTTCTGCTacgttttcaaatttaattcttTTACCTGAAAAACGACGCGGGCAGATCCGAGCAGCAGCTCCGGAGAAGAAGCGGCGACGAAACTAGTCAGAAATACGGAGTGAAAGTAAAAGCAACTGATCAATCCGATCAGCGCCGATTTGCGGTTCCACATTTTCCCACCAAATCTGCCGTCCAACAACGCATTTCGCGTCAACTACCAAAAACACGCTGCTCGGTTCAACATTATAGGGCTTTGACTATTTTATGAGGCCCACGTTTTGTATGCCCAACTATTGACCCAAAAATCGTACTAGAGGCCCAATAAATTTGTAAGCAGTGCAAAGTTATGGTTTTCGGATGTTTTATAACGGAACTGTCGTTAGTACTCCAAAAAATAATGACGCTgcaatcttttttgttttttaattatggAGGGGTACATGACGAGTTCTTTGCGGAGCTAGTTACACAAAAATTCAGTTTAATTTGATATCTGGGTCGACCTGAGACAATGTTGATTGTATGATATGTCCTCTTATTGAGCTAAAACAACATATTTTCGAGCTTTCATGGAGAGGGGCCTTGATAACACACCTTTTATGGAGGAAACTAAGATTGGGCCGCCTGACTACATGCCTAGTTAAACCATTCTCGCAAAAgtatgaaatttttattttgagtttCAACCGAGCTCATGTTAGTTTCACCCGATATGAGAGATGCCATGCAGATGTATAAGTTCCTTCTTTGGACCGACATGTTAAGTACTCAAGCCCAAGAGAAGAACCCAACCCAAAAGACTAGCTTGATAGGTGGGAGGACCCCAAGGACTTAAGTACCACTACACCATTTCTGGTGTAGCTGATGGTGGCGCACCCTTTGGTCGCCCGGTTAAGGTAGCCCTTTCCAGATCGTCCCCTCGGCAATGTCGGGaactaagctctgataccaatgttAGATACTCAAGCCCAAAGGAAGAGCCCAACCCAAAAGACTAGCTTGATAGGTGGGGGGCACCAAGAACTTAAGTACCACTACACCATTTCTGGTGTAGCCGATGTGGGATCATAACAAGGCaccattcttttcttttttctttttttcttttttttgtaggCGAGAAATGGGCTCAAATAGGCCTATGACGTTGAAACGTCATCCAGTCCACATAGGCTACATTTACTATTGTGCCGCCATGACCAATGGGAACGGATTATTTGCTAATATGTGCTCTTTTTCACGAGTGGCTGTAATGACATTGAAACGTCGTCGTCCAATGCAGTCATGTTCACCAAACACCTAGTGGACAACCAAATACTTCTCCTTTTGACATTGGATTACGATAAGTAGCCATCTATGAACTTTACAACCTCAAAGGGATCGAGCAATGTCTTTGATTTGAAAAAGTCTTAAGTAAGACTGCGTCAACCAGCATTTTAGAGATAATGCGATCCCATCTTAAATGAGTGGGGTTGCAGTATGTGACAGTCTCGTCCAAGATTCTTTTATTCAATTCGTAGTATCCATCGGACTCAATGTGAGTTGTAATTGCACCCATTCTCTCAATGGCTCATATCAATTTGGTATTTGTTTCCTAAGCATATGTGCTAAATATTCCACCTACATTTCCCAAAAAGCAGTTTTTGGTCGTCAATGACATTGATAATTCGTTGATGCTTCTATCCAGCTAGTAGTAATCCGATTCCTATCTTCTAATCATATCAATGGGCTTTAATTGGGCCCTGACAAGTGTCCCTCTTGCACTCTAGCCCAGCCCAATTTTTATCTACAgtgtttaattttattaaattgtaaaagaaaattacTGTTTATATGGTGTTGTTGTTTACACGCTGATCTCCCAAGTAAATTTttggatgtgatatccacacatcacTTTTTACTTctaacacatttttttaatttttgaccgttagattggatgaattgaagaagatcaaaagatataaattaacaaagggtgtgtgaaaagtaaaaagaggtgtgtgaatagcacactccaaatttttttcttgcatttttcttgcttttatatgaatttttatAGCATGCGTTGACGTATTCAGTAGATCGGATCATAATAGAATTCCGGTTTTTGTATACAATGAacaatctttttcttcttcttcgtaatCATAATTTCGTCTCCACGACACCGTGCTTACAGCCTGGTCTTCTGTTGAAAATTATCAAATCCCCAATCATCAGTTTCTCGTATCAATCTAATCAAGGTTTTCAGATTGCGCCAACCTTATGCATGTTCTAGATGTTGTAAACTTTGAAAAGCAttggcaggaaaagaaaagaaaactcgAAAACAAAAGTATTCAACTCTCTCTCTGCGCAATGTCTGCATACACAGAATCAGCAGCAAAGAAGAGGTCGAAACAAAATCAGAATTGTCTGCTCAATTTTCTAATACTAGTTACACAACAAGCCCTTCAAAACCACAATGATGCGTgtatattgaatgcatagacTTGAAAATAGCTAACTAACAATCCATCATGAGTTGTACTAATTAATGTGCTTATGTGCTGTCCTTTTGGAAAACTCTAGCAGATGCCGGTTGTATGCAATGACTACGTCTATACCTCTTCTCGCGTGACGAGAAAAGTAATGCATGGACAATTGTTGCATGCAATATATCGAAACTATTGAGTTTTTCTCCTCATATATAATGTAAACGGTTACACTAATCAACGAAAATCAAACTAATATCATAAGTATTTACCAAGAAATTTAACCCTAGCTTTTAGGGAATCCAACAAACTCAAACCTCATCAAACTAAAACAATAACAAGTTGATGATCATCGGGACCATGTGATGAGAATAAACTGCTGAAGATGCCCCACTTCTGCACAATGAGGAAGACGCTGAGAATATGGATGCCATCTCATGTAAAAATTTGGCAACTTACAACACCATTTAATCGTCCTACAAAAGCgagaaagaaacaaaaccaacaaaataataacaaaccAACAAACAAAGACATGGTCTTGACAATGTAAAGTATTCCATAATTCATATAGCGTgcgtataaaataaatatatatcttcttttttaactttggttttgaaAACATGAGATATTCATTacgattaaaaaaatatgtacaaTATGTGTTCAAGTGATCATGTTATAACATTGTTAGGACTTTCAACTTgatcaaagaacaaaaaattgtcATGCGCGCACCAACTCTTCAGCTTTAAACATGCATCAAGTTGAGATAAACCCTAGACTGTTTTATGTGATTAATTAAACTGGAAATCATCTTAATCATCAGCATAAAATTCTCCGACTAGCTTTCGTTGGCGTGGCATCATGTACGTGTAGTAAATTgctaaaagaaaaaagtaattGCAACATGGTTTGTCTCTCAACCCCACTTGATCATCTATCTTCTttgattaattatttgttttatgcaaaATATGATTCCGGGATATTACAAATAATTGTTATAAACTTAATTAGAAGACACGTATATACGATGATACCAACCAAATAATTCATCTCCACCACCTTATTAAATTTGTAGGTTTTCATTGACAATTGCTCTTAGGAACATGCATGCAATATTCGCAAACAATTTAGCCTATTAAATTATAAGCTATCAAGGAATAAAACATTTGCCAATGTCACAAATTTATTAACATGCatgatgatgaatgatggtCCTCCATTTATTAGACGAGCAATCCAAGATTAAGTTGGTGATTTGAGAGGCTACTCAAGAATTAAATattggaattaaaaaaaaaaattgaaatccccCAACttcttcataaaataaaatgagaaaatgATGTTTTGTTTAGATAGATACATACTAATTTGATAAGAAATGTTCGAGTCATACCATTTTTTGACAAGAAGCGATAGTGATTTCATTAACAAACATGAACAGATACAATGTTACCACGTGGACGCATTCTTCAGTTGCCAATTCAATAATATGGAAATAATTAGCACAAACAAGCATAAAGATAAACCTCTAGCTAATTGGCTACCACAAACACTATCGGTATTAGCACAAGTGTACAGGTTTAGATCCACCACAAATACAGCAGACGCAACAAACCTAAACTAGGCACAAGTAATGTCACCGCCAACAAGCGAGACCACATCAAATCATTGCTAACAAGCAAGGCCACTTTACTCACTAACAAGTGAGTCACATCATTAAAAATAATGGATCTAGGGTTGTTGCAGACAAGCGGAATAGGATAGAACACACCTAAGATTGAGTAATTTTATGTGTTCAGACGATAAGTGACGTGATCTGGTCGCTAacattaaagtttttttttttttctctcattgGCGGAGAACACGCATCTAAATTCTTGGCTTTTGTTAAGAAGTAAAAggcaaaaggaagaagagaaacttCAAACTTGTGTTAAGATAAAGAACTCAAAGATTCTTAGTTTCTTTTTCATACATTACACAGCGTGTGATCTTTTCCCATAGCCTTAATGGACCAAAGTCGCTGTCACGAAGGCAGTCATCATTTTACATGCGTATTTAGGGTTTCAGAGTATTTGTTTTTCTAATCAAAGTCGGTTGCTTTGGTTTGGCGAAATTCACGGGTTTCTTGTTccccccttttattttctgtgaaTACGACATAAAGCTAATCTCATACGCTGCATCTACAAGTGTCGTATTTATGCGTatatttccatttccatcagaaaataaagaaatgaaaaagatgGGTTTTGAAGATGACGTTTGcctaacaaaaaattattttctctgtttttttttccaatattttttgaaaaagatTATTCGTTAATGCGGAAATGGGAGGGAGGGCACGAGGAATACGTCTCTTGTATTGACATTTTCCACTTGGCTTTTTACGCTTATTTGTTGCCTTATTAGGTCTTGTAGATCCCCATCAGACTTGTAAATCTGtcaataattttaaaagcatCTCCACTTTATATCCGCAACCTTTATACTATATATACATGGGTTTATGTGATGATTAAGTTTAGGTGGAGTTACATACGactttgtatgcatatatatatatagacacacacatcGTTTTATCTGATGTATTGCGAGTATGTTTGTACGAAGCATGTCTATACGCAGCTAGatgcatgaatttttttattttgttggagGCATAATGTTTTAATGATACGAGATCGTTAAACACGACCCAATATGTTTTGGTATTGATAATTTGAAAAGACTGATCTCATGAATGGCAGAAAACAATTCAAATACACTTTAAAATGAAGAATTGTGTACTTTTGACAAatagtaagttttttattttttgagtgcTCATTTTAGGAGTCTAGTAGCATATTATATGCTTTTATTTCCTTAAGCTCCGAAGTGTGTCAAATGCATGTTCGTTTGATCCCATAAATGCTTAAAACAGTTCAAATACAatcttaataaaataaaataaaaatataatacaaataaataagattGTCCATTAcgttttctttctattttcgtCGTGTTTAGAAATGGTTTTGTTCATAAACAATGAATGTCATGTCAAAATAAGATATTAAGTAGTTGATAAATTATGTATTgtttgcgatttaaaatttgtacaaaatagtaaaatatatatttgaaatcaTTTCTACTCCCAACAAGTCTATTTTCGTCGTGTTTAGAAATAATTTTACTCGTAAGCAATGAATGTCGTGTCAAAATTGGATATTAAGTAGTTgataatttatgaattatttgCAATAAAATTTGTACAGAATAGTAAAATAAATACTTTAAATCATTACTACTCCcaacaaaaaaacatgaaaCATTTCCCCAAAAGTGAAAGCAAAATTGAGAGGATTAATCATTTCTTAAATGAATTTGTTCCAATTGTGAGCGAAGATTAAACACAAAGTTTACCACTTTTATAGCCTTTATGTAAATTGATGTTGAAATGGGCCTTGACGCATAAAACCCAAACTAACATGCAATCAAAGCTATATTGTCTTGCAAACAACCATACATGGGTTAGCCACCGCTCTCCACAATTTCACTTCTCTTTCACTCCAAAACATCACCACCAAAAATTTGTTTCACGCAAATGAGACATTCCCCACTATATCTGGTGATAAGGGCGAGGTTCAAACGAGGAAAGGTTTAAGGTGGATACCTAGGTATCCAGAGACGAGGAAGGGTGTAGTAAGTGACGAAATGCTTTAGCGAGTTGAAAATAAATGTAGATCTGAAGATTTCCGAATAGGTAACCTTTCAAACTGCTACTTAATCCATGGGCCAAAATTTTCTTTCGTTTCTGATATAGATAAGAATTATGTTGTCGATGAACTACAATATATCGTTTGCATTCGTGTATTCAAAGAGGGATACATACTGGGACTTAGATGGTCTCACGACCACCTGGCGTTCGGAAAGTATACATGTGAAGTTTTTTCGTAGACTCTCCGAATATTTTGTACTAGTCCCTTTGTACCTACTAAGTGTTTTTGTTAGCTATATCTCGATAAGTTGCATGGACTACACTTAACAAATTCTCTCGATATCACTAGTCAAGTGTTCGAAAAAAAAGCCTCAATGAATAAactgttattatttttttcgtaCTTCgcactttgtttttatttaaaaagcaTAGACCTTTAATATTAGAACCACTCAAATTTCAACTCCTAAATCCGTCATTACTtatttttgtatgattttacGGTCTCACCTAACTTAGTTGAACAGACATACATAATTACGAAGAAACACATgtacattaaaattaaaataaaagaaaaatcaagtcAATGAGCTACACGAGACTTGATCACCATCATCGTCATCGTTAACCTTAATTATCTGGTAATTAAGTTAAGTTGGGTGCAGACCGTAGAGCACTTGGAAGTTTGAAATGTGTATATATGTGCGAGTTGCGATCAGTCGGTGAGTTTCATTAAACACCTTTCTCAGCATCCAATAATGCTCCACATGACCACACGTCTTTACACAAATGACCGACACGTGGTCGGGCCCCGTTGGAGTGCCTCGGTTCATGAAAGAGGATTATTACTgttaataattatttattataaaattagcGAGTGCACGCCAGAATCTTTTTTGTGgtttggaggagagagagatagtgGAGTTGCTTGGTTTTGAAGTTTGTTTCTTTACCCTATTGGATTAGTCGATTAGACTATAGACAtgcaatattttaaaataattgttttcgttaattaaatttcttaagATCCTTAAACATGATGTCTGCACGTGGTCGTGTTTACACCGCGTTTcctttgtttatatttaatcctTATCGATCAATTTTAACAAGTTATTAATGTCTTTTTACGTATACAATAAACAATAGGATTGATATGTCTTATATTAATTATACGTTAATAAAATTGTATATACAACAACAATTAAGTTTTATTCCAATAAGTGGAGTCGGTTGTATGAATCTGAAAATGATGTAACGCTCGATTTTGCGTCAAGTTTTACGTTAACTCCAAGTATTCCATTTGTTCTTATAGTCTATttcaaagtcttcctaggtcttttTCTACCCCTTTTGTCTTGAGCTTTCGTCTCATAATCACATCTTCTAATCGGAGCATATGTAGGTCTTTAGTTAAACTATAACATTGCCTAATATTGTTCCGGGTAATGGTATCCACATACCATTTGTTACTTCTTACacatttctttcaattttcagcTGTTTGatagaataaattaaaaaagattgaATGACTTAAATTAATAAGGGTACGAGGATAACACGACCTTGTTGTTTCGAGTGTAGTGAAAAATTTATCATCTTAATTTTGGGATGGAGCAAAATATCCTCTAAACAAAGTCACAAAGACGTACTTACAACCATTATTctaattaattagggtttgctttcatttatatataaaagaGTACGACCCTCCTATAGGGTATAGCTATGAGCAATCCCACTTTCAAGTCCTTTTGCGAGCTTTT
This Pyrus communis chromosome 6, drPyrComm1.1, whole genome shotgun sequence DNA region includes the following protein-coding sequences:
- the LOC137737522 gene encoding peptidyl-prolyl cis-trans isomerase CYP23, whose protein sequence is MWNRKSALIGLISCFYFHSVFLTSFVAASSPELLLGSARVVFQTNYGDIEFGFYPTVAPKTVEHIFKLVRLGGYNTNHIFRVEKGFVAQVADVASGRSAPMNKEQRREAEKTVVGEFSDVKHVRGILSMGRYEDPNSAGSSFSMLLGDSPHLDGKYAIFGKVTKGDETLRALEELPTHREGIFVMPTERITILSTYYYDTEMEHCEHERSVMKQRLAASAVEIERQRMKCFP